In Lotus japonicus ecotype B-129 chromosome 5, LjGifu_v1.2, one genomic interval encodes:
- the LOC130719889 gene encoding uncharacterized protein LOC130719889 produces the protein MVAKEFYYSDQEAGHDHSNEESTLLHDPYDEYEEEETLSLCDLPIYSSDNSSISAQWGAELSKEDGKNSDSNNKDDDFDDFFEFFSEEFTTTTPSTLSTADELIFCGKLIPFKDHHHQQHVPQRTLKNSNSGRRSNSQKGSVGPLFLPNSVSSKPTSKAVMSDGNNSMGKVKLVRSTTKARWFLFMFGMSKLSTTEMQLRDMRNRQSRRAPASMFPAPEEGKEVKNKGRRSFKGMWKMLTSISLVLGCHSSRKLANDVVKAAFV, from the coding sequence ATGGTGGCTAAAGAGTTTTATTACTCAGACCAAGAAGCAGGACATGATCATTCAAATGAAGAAAGCACTCTGCTGCATGATCCATATGAtgaatatgaagaagaagaaactctATCCCTTTGTGACCTTCCAATTTACAGCAGTGACAATTCATCAATTTCAGCTCAATGGGGTGCTGAACTCTCCAAAGAAGATGGCAAAAACTCAGACTCCAATAACAAAGATGATGATTTTGATGACTTCTTCGAGTTCTTCAGTGAAGAATTCACCACCACTACCCCATCAACTCTTTCAACTGCAgatgaattaatcttttgtggCAAACTCATTCCCTTCaaggatcatcatcatcaacaacatgTTCCCCAGAGAACTTTGAAGAACAGCAACTCGGGTAGACGCAGCAATAGCCAGAAGGGTTCAGTAGGTCCTCTGTTTCTTCCAAACTCTGTTTCATCAAAACCAACTTCAAAGGCTGTGATGAGTGATGGTAACAACTCAATGGGGAAGGTGAAGTTGGTGAGGTCCACCACAAAAGCTAGGTGGTTTTTGTTCATGTTTGGGATGTCAAAATTGTCCACCACTGAGATGCAGCTGCGAGACATGAGGAACAGGCAGAGTAGGCGGGCGCCGGCGTCCATGTTTCCGGCTCCGGAGGAAGGGAAAGAGGTGAAGAACAAAGGGAGGAGGAGCTTCAAAGGGATGTGGAAGATGTTAACATCAATTTCATTGGTTTTGGGATGCCACAGTAGTAGGAAGCTTGCAAATGATGTA